The following coding sequences are from one Elusimicrobiota bacterium window:
- the thpR gene encoding RNA 2',3'-cyclic phosphodiesterase — protein MRLFVAFNLPESVQRDIQNSLAPFRSFFQQGSVRVRWVRPGQYHLTLKFLGEQPDNRAPLIQQALGEALRETRSFSLTLAGFGCFPVHGPPQTLWMGVDQGSDKLKQAVLSLEETLAKSGYPKEKRPFHGHLTLGRIQRTGNIQQFRASLRNTAGAPIGPIPVTSLDLMQSRLGTGGPVYRLLGRAALKTG, from the coding sequence ATGCGCCTTTTTGTTGCATTCAATCTTCCGGAATCCGTTCAGCGCGATATTCAGAACAGCCTGGCGCCTTTCCGATCCTTTTTCCAACAGGGTTCCGTTCGAGTCCGCTGGGTGCGCCCGGGCCAGTACCACCTCACCCTGAAATTTCTGGGAGAACAACCCGATAACCGGGCGCCCCTTATTCAACAGGCCCTGGGAGAAGCGCTGCGTGAAACCCGCTCATTTTCCCTGACGCTCGCCGGTTTCGGCTGTTTCCCCGTTCACGGGCCGCCGCAAACGCTGTGGATGGGCGTAGACCAGGGATCGGATAAGCTGAAACAGGCGGTGCTGTCTCTCGAAGAGACCCTGGCCAAATCCGGCTATCCGAAAGAGAAACGGCCCTTTCATGGCCATCTGACGCTGGGACGCATTCAGCGGACCGGGAACATCCAGCAATTCAGAGCATCCTTGCGGAACACCGCGGGGGCTCCCATCGGCCCTATTCCAGTCACAAGCCTCGATTTAATGCAAAGCCGGCTGGGCACCGGCGGCCCGGTTTATCGCCTGTTGGGTCGCGCAGCCTTAAAAACCGGATAG
- a CDS encoding GlsB/YeaQ/YmgE family stress response membrane protein, with protein MSFFHFLFVGFIAGWVLGRIIRGKGFGFFGNIVIGAIGSLIGGYLFGFLGVSVRNTPGLIVMAVVGAILFFLMINLVKAARSKMKRKGKEKEDEKKEKK; from the coding sequence ATGAGTTTCTTTCATTTCTTATTTGTCGGTTTTATCGCCGGGTGGGTGCTCGGCCGGATTATTCGGGGCAAAGGGTTCGGCTTTTTCGGCAACATCGTGATCGGCGCGATCGGTTCTCTCATCGGAGGGTATCTCTTCGGTTTCCTCGGGGTTTCAGTCCGCAACACGCCCGGGTTGATCGTGATGGCGGTCGTCGGTGCGATCCTGTTCTTCCTGATGATCAATCTCGTGAAAGCGGCCCGTTCCAAAATGAAACGCAAAGGGAAAGAGAAAGAAGACGAGAAGAAGGAGAAGAAATGA
- a CDS encoding family 16 glycosylhydrolase → MRPVLPPAARWLFLLLFPAAVWGATPIFDDEFYGNELNSSAWIKVSGRHNYNNEQQCYVPSADTVADGNLVITSNQASVSCATGSGYASGMVQWRSYNFTYGTIEYRAKMAGGQGAWPAIWLLGANCQAANPSDTAIAPCQWPLPGSNEIDLTEINFQDMTTVWQNVFAPSYPVSEYSCLAPVSDVSQNWHTYSFTWTPNSLTWKIDGITTCTRTEPQLIPSTPMFLMINTALGGNVGGVINNATLPQTMLVDYVRVTPADAVQSGSNGFFRDTVHNYPNPFFLGRGSTKFVVETSEGGSVDLQIFDAGEQFVTALSGSITGAGRMDLIWDGRNSKGGYVSPGLYFVRIHGQGVHDEIQFRRVVAVK, encoded by the coding sequence GTGAGGCCGGTCCTCCCCCCAGCTGCCCGATGGCTGTTCCTCCTGTTGTTCCCCGCCGCGGTTTGGGGGGCCACGCCGATCTTCGACGATGAGTTCTACGGCAACGAGTTGAACTCCAGCGCCTGGATTAAGGTGTCCGGCCGCCACAACTACAATAATGAGCAGCAATGTTACGTCCCTTCCGCTGATACGGTAGCCGACGGCAATCTGGTCATTACGAGTAATCAAGCCTCCGTTTCCTGCGCCACCGGCAGCGGTTATGCCTCGGGTATGGTTCAATGGCGGTCCTACAACTTTACCTACGGGACAATAGAATACCGTGCCAAGATGGCTGGCGGTCAGGGAGCCTGGCCGGCCATCTGGCTCCTCGGCGCGAACTGCCAGGCCGCCAATCCCAGCGATACGGCGATTGCGCCATGCCAGTGGCCGCTGCCCGGATCAAACGAGATTGACCTGACCGAAATCAACTTCCAGGACATGACCACGGTCTGGCAGAACGTCTTCGCGCCCAGCTACCCGGTATCGGAGTACAGCTGCCTGGCCCCCGTCTCGGATGTGAGCCAGAACTGGCACACCTATTCGTTTACCTGGACGCCAAACTCACTGACGTGGAAAATCGATGGGATCACGACCTGCACGCGGACGGAACCTCAATTGATCCCCTCGACACCGATGTTTCTCATGATTAACACGGCCCTGGGCGGCAATGTCGGTGGCGTCATTAATAACGCCACCCTGCCCCAGACGATGTTGGTCGACTATGTCCGGGTGACGCCGGCGGACGCCGTTCAGAGCGGCAGCAACGGTTTTTTTAGAGACACCGTCCATAACTATCCAAACCCGTTTTTCCTCGGGAGGGGATCAACAAAATTTGTTGTTGAGACGTCGGAAGGGGGCAGCGTCGATTTGCAGATTTTCGACGCGGGGGAGCAATTTGTTACAGCGCTCAGCGGTTCCATCACCGGCGCGGGACGGATGGACCTGATCTGGGACGGGCGCAACAGCAAAGGCGGCTATGTCAGCCCGGGGTTATATTTTGTGCGCATCCATGGCCAGGGAGTTCATGACGAAATTCAATTCCGTCGCGTGGTGGCGGTGAAATGA